ATGCATTACTAGGCTATGCAACTATAATATTTGGTCCAAGAGCCACGATACCAAACAATCCAAGTAAATGAGAAACTCACTCTCATTTCATTCTATGACTATCAACTCCTTATTGAAAATTGTTATTTTACATCATTTGTTTATGCATCGAATAAAAGCAGTTTTAACTGAAGTTGATGAATTTTTCATTAATTTGTGGTAGTATAGTATGATGTGTATGGGAACTTGCTAGGCCTTTTGGGAGCACATCCTGTAACACCTCTGGTATCAATTCACCATCTAGATGTAGTGGATCCTATAATCCCAAGAATGAGCAGAGTTGATGGACTCCAACGCCTTTTTGAATCGATGAAATATGACACAGCCAGCATAATGCAGCAGTCAATCTGCTACGACAAGCAAAAATACTGGTCTTTTTCAGTGTCATGGGGCTATGTGGTTCAGATCACAAGGGGTAATATCTCTCCTAGAGAATTAGAAATGCCCACAAGAACATTTCTTAACTGGTACAAAAGAGCTGATTACACAGCCTATGCATTCAACACTAGGCCCGTGACTAAGCACCCGTGCCAGAAGCCTTTCGTCTACTACATTAGCACAGCCAAATTTGATCGAAGCAAAAATCAGATCGTTGGGATTTACCATCGTCATAGAGAGTCGTATCCTTATTGCAGGTGGAAAATTGAGTCACCTGAGAATATCAACGCCATTGTTGTCTTGAAAAAGCCCGATAACGATCGTTGGCGAAAAGTAAGTTACCTTGTCGTGAAATTTCTCAAGATTGATCCCTAAGGACTATGTACTAAGTGGATTATATTATGATTTGCAGGCACCGAGAAGGGATTGTTGTAAAGTTCTACCatcaaacaactccaatttgtaCATTTGGGTAGACAATTGCGGAAAAGGTGAAACCAGTGAAATGTAGTTGTTAGAAGGAGGGCTATAGTTTTTCTTACTCTATTTTTTTCTACTCATCAGCTGTACCTGTAGATTAGGATAGGAAATATTCTATGTTGAGAACAgagaattttataattttgcaACTTAAATGATGCTAGTACTAGACTAACACACAGTGGATAGCCAAAAATGTATTTTGCTTCAGCTAGTAAaagcaatatacaaattttaaCCAACATACTGCAAAGCTATGTTAACCGCATGAAAAGTTAGATTCCAACCTAAACATGTCCAGAAAATACAATCAGAATATAAAACATAGAGATAATAACACTAAGAATGATTTTTAGGAACAAAGAGAATCCAGAAATGAAGGAATGACTTTTAATTATAGTTGAGACATTGCCCACTAATTCTGGTTGAAACGATAGTAATTCCTACTCGGTACTTTCATGTTACTTGTCCAGTTTGGAACAGATCAAACGGAATAAAAATGGGAAAACTCTAGACTAGACTACCTTTTCTAAATGAATTCACCCTAAGAGACAACTATTTACAGAGTCAACGAGCAATAATAACAAACAAAAAGCTATTATTTGATGATTCCATAATTGCAAAATGAAGGTGGTTATCATTCGGATACAGAGGAATGTCGTTGAGCATAATTATTCTTCCATTTCTTATCTCAAATCTCACTTCATATCTGTGGAGACCTCAAGAGGAACTAATAAGAACCCATTACAATATTGCTCCTCGTGTGTTGGGGACACTTCATTATATTTtcaattttggtcattttgatcAACCCCATTCAATGCTCCACAATATTGCTCATCGTGTCTGCTGCAGTTTCATTGTTCACATTCTGTATATGGATCGACTCTCAGAGGATGATAGGAATTTCAAGTTGTTAATATCCTTCTTGGATGATGCAGTTTGGCAGGTGAAATGATTCTTTCACTCATCAGAATAGGATGCTTTTGCCCCTTGTCTCTAATTTTTTGTGACATCTATTTTCTTCCTTTTGTGAAACTGTCCGATTTTAAGGTAAAATTTAATgtttctttaatttattttattttttaaaataaaaataataaaatcgaGCAGTTCATCGACAACATTGAAGAATTTTCTGTTAAAAAGTTTATTCATTGCCAGTTTGAagccagaaaaaaaaaaaaaaaaaaaaaatgagagctCCGACAAGCTGACAGCCATCATAAAAACTATTCTATTTATGATGAATCCTCGCAATACAAAATACCTGGGATTGAGACATAGCTGTTGTTATTCTAGTATATCATTGAAGCGTCGAGTTTTTACATATATACTATGAAGTGGAACTTGGATTTACACCATAGTGCCATATAAGTTGGGGACTGTAGGATATACAGAAGATTGTGCCATAGGACATCTTTATTATGTccattatatgattttaaatctGCACCTGTaatttatgtgacccaaaaaaTATGACAACCACGTAACTTTGTGTgtttttctcttgttttagtCCTCAAGCTCTGTTGTTATCATGTCCATCACCATTACCAGGATTTTTCATCTGTTTTAGATTTGTGAAAAGATTGACTTTTGGTGGACTTTCGGACAGGAGGCTCAGTTTCGGGGTCATACTTTTGGGAGGCAAGGTAGTTCAAAGCAGTGACGATGTCAACAATGGGAGGACGCATATTAGGTTGTTCCTGGACACACATTGCAGCAATTGCAAGAGCTTGGTATAAGCTCCTAATTGGATATTGACCTTCAAGTGCTGGATCTGCCATCTTGTAGAATTTCTTCCTGTCTTTGAATAATGGTCTTGCCTGCAAATGAAGATTGGCATctcttgaaaatatataaaaaaggtGTACCCTCCCTAACAATTTAACCTTTTACAAGAGGTGGTCACACATGGTTAACAAACGAAGGATTCAGTAGCATATATGCACAAGTAATATAAGGCTCGCCTTAGTTCACTCCTGACTAATCACAAATCTTGAAAGGGGTGTCATAATGTTAACAAAGCACTCCGTTTTCCTCTATCAGGAAACAAAGCGTaaatttgatttgcaaacatacACAGATAACAACATAATCATCCAACACCACAAAATTAAATTGCAGCAACTGGAATTAATTCAGCTGTTTATCTGATATTGCTGCGTCCAGAAGTGGGCAAGACAGGCAGGAATATGCATGTTTACACTATATCAACAGATATCTAGTCCTTAAAGCAGTATTATATTCCAAATTGGCACTGTACTGTTCTTACAAGTTTGCAAGAAATGGACAGAAACTTTTTATGAGTCATAAAAGAACGATCCCTTTTAATCACTCACATTAAGCACTCTGGAACATTTGTACTAGCGCTTATTCACCTGGCTGCCCAACTATGTACAATGTTTActatgaaaagaaaaagagaaggcaGTGGAAGTAAATCACTACCCAAACAAATAATACATGACACCTTAAatgtaccaaaaatgaaagatgatTCCAGTAAATGCATATCGACTTTCTCAAGCAGAAATCTCCATATATTTATAAGGTCAAGAGCCTCTTATCTCAACCTCATAAACCACAGACGACCTCCATTCTGATAAAAAAAATGACTGAAAGACTTGTACAAATAACAACAAATTGATTGGAAGTAGTTTAGTAACATCGATTTCCTCTTAGAAAAATGAGAATGATGTCAATTAAGTAGCTAGGAGGCAAGGAGAACTCACAAAAACATATCACGTGGCAATGATATAAGAGAGAAAGGAAACTCACCCAAGCAACCAGATTTTGCTCCGCGACAGATTTTGTATAGTCAATCGCTCTCCTGCCCGTGATTATCTCCAGAAGAACAACTCCAAAGCTATAGATATCAGACTTGAAAGTCAGTTGGCCAGTCATAGCATAATCTGGTGCACAGTATCCATATGTGCCCATCACTCTGGTGGAAACGTGAGTCTTGTCTCCACTAGGACCCACTTTAGCCAAGCCAAAATCAGATAACTTTGGATGATACCCCTCATCAAGCAGAATATTGGAGCATTTGAGATCACGATAAATTATAGGAGGCTTCATCTTATCATGTAAATATTCCAGGCCTCTTGCAGCACCTGCAGCTATCTTCATTCTAGTGTTCCAATCAAGAGGTTTTTGATTTGGCCAGG
Above is a window of Nicotiana tabacum cultivar K326 chromosome 8, ASM71507v2, whole genome shotgun sequence DNA encoding:
- the LOC107815601 gene encoding putative serine/threonine-protein kinase PBL7, whose translation is MGCFPCSGDGDTSIKKPERKIIHTNNQYKRVNHQPQPKQDTLVASQFKFVKNEEAKDANRSTSRKEGDYSNNTPPTDGKTGGAKARRFKFDELVAATDSFKEDYFLGEGGFGKVYKGHLLDTGEIVAIKQLDPYGCQGVREFVVEVQTLSKADHPNLVKLIGCCAEGVQRLLVYEYMPLGSLEDHLYDPWPNQKPLDWNTRMKIAAGAARGLEYLHDKMKPPIIYRDLKCSNILLDEGYHPKLSDFGLAKVGPSGDKTHVSTRVMGTYGYCAPDYAMTGQLTFKSDIYSFGVVLLEIITGRRAIDYTKSVAEQNLVAWARPLFKDRKKFYKMADPALEGQYPIRSLYQALAIAAMCVQEQPNMRPPIVDIVTALNYLASQKYDPETEPPVRKSTKSQSFHKSKTDEKSW